Within Candidatus Auribacterota bacterium, the genomic segment GCCGGCCCCAGGGTGAGATTCAACGAGCCGCTCTCTCGACACACGTGGATGGGGATCGGAGGCCCTGCAGATGCCGTTATGGAAGTCGCAGATGATCGTGAGCTCAGAAAGCTGTTGCGTGTATGCCGGAGTGAAGCGATGCCGTTGCTGTTGCTGGGCGGGGGCGCGAACCTCATCGTGAGGGACGGCGGATGGCGTGGCGTGGTGGTGAGGCTTTGCGGGGATCATTTTACCCGAATTGAATTCCGCGGGGAGCGTGTGCGCGCGGGCGGGGGGGCGTCCCTTGCCGCGCTCATTGACGAAACGGTCAGCCGCTCGCTGAGCGGGCTCGAGTGTCTTGCGGGGATTCCCGGGACGGTGGGTGGAGCCGTGAGAATGAATGCGGGTGCTCACGGCGTTACGTTCGGCGAGCTGGTGGATGCGGCGAGCGTGATGGATCGGCGCGGCCGCACCAGGCGCGTCGAGCGGAGCGCGATGGGATTCTCGTACAGGGGGTGCGCGGCGGCGAGGGATGGGGTCGTGCTGAGCGTGGAGCTGACGCTGAGGGAGGGGGAGCGGCCTGAGATTGAGGAGCGGTTCTCACGATACCGGGGGGCGCGCGCGTCCGTGCTGCCGGCGGAGCCGAGCGCGGGCTGCGTTTTTAAAAATCCCCCGGCGGGGTGTTCCGCGGGCGAATTGATCGACCAGCTCGGCCTCAAGGGAGCGCGGTCGGGAGGGGCGTCCGTGAGCGAGCGGCACGCGAACGTAATCGTGAACAGCGGGGGCGCCACCGCCCGGGATGTGCTCGCGCTCATGGAGCTCATCAGGGGGAAAGCGCGCGAGGAACGGGGCATTGATCTGGAGCCCGAGGTGATTGTGGTCGGGGAAGACGGCACGGCATAGTATGCTGGCCTAGACGTTCAATAAAACAGCACCTGATTAGCCTGATTACGCTGACAGGTGGAAATTCATGTGGAGTCAGAGCAAACTTGTCCTGAGCACTTCGGCTAGGCTCAGTATAAACTCAGTCGAAGGATCAGGTGCGAGAGTTGATCACATAATGGTGCGACGATGTGGAAACGGAACGCGCGGCTGAAGAGGAAGCGCCGCACAATTATTTTTAATGTGGATGTCGCCCGGCGCCGCAGGCCCGGGGCATCCCCGAGGCGGGGAGCGGGGAGCGGCGGCCGGGCGAGAGTGAAACTCGCGCTCATGGGCGCGGGGGTGCTCGCCGTGTGTGTGTGCGCGGCGGCACTCCTCAACGGGCGGTTTCTGAAGCCGTCGGGCTTTACCGTCAGGTGGATAGAGGTGAGCAACGAGGAACTCCTCTCCAGGGAACGCATCAGGACGCTCGCGGGCATAAAAGTTGGAGACAACCTGTTCTCCGCGGATCTCCAGAAGATCCGCGCGCGCATCTGCGCGCATCCTGATATCAGGGACGCGATCGTGAGCCGCAGGCTGCCCGGAGGGATCCTGATACGGGTGCATGAGCGATTCCCTGTCGCGGCAATTTTCTGCCCTTCGCTGAGCCCCCCTCGGCAATTCCCTGGACAAGCAGGGCTTCGCCCCTCGGCAGGCTCCCCCCGGCCGAGCCCCGGACAAGCGGGGTTTGCCGCGGGGATTTTGGGGGGGGAGGGCATGCGCCGTTGTGTGGTGGATGCGGAAGGGGTTGTCCTTTCCGCGAGGAAGGAGAGGAATAGTAAATCACTGCCCGTGCTCATCGGCCTGAAGCTGGCCGGGGTACGCCCGGGCGACAGGCTCTGTTCCGCAACGGCGAAGCGTGCGCTCGGAATCGTGGAACAGTGCCGGGAATCGGAGCTGTGCCGTCAGTTGGAGCTGGTGAGCGTGGATGTGAGTGACCCTGATAACTATGTGATGAGGTCAAACGTCGTTCAGGAGATCCGTCTCGGCAACGAGAATCTGGGGGAGCGGCTCCGGCTCCTCTCGTTTATCCTGAAGCAACGCACGTATCGCGGGCTGGATGGCCCCGCGAGCTACATTGATCTGCGGTGGAAGGACGTGGCCGAACTGCCGCTCTCAAAGGAAATTATCGCCAGGAAGTAGCTGCCTGAGCGTCACGCCGACCTGCAGGTAGTGTCAAAAGTTCTATGAAAGAGCTGAATGCAACCACAGATTGCACAGATAGTTGTGAAGATTTTGGGGGGGGAAGCAGTCTGCGCCAATCTGTGGTGAATAAATCTGTGGTAAATGGAGAAAGAAAAGAATTTCCATACAGCGGCTTAATTATACGGATGTTACCACAGATGAATCACCACTGATTTACTCAGAAAAGGCATAAATAATCAGAGAAATCTGTGGTTGCTTTACAATATCTTTTGACATTACCGACCTGCATAAGAGGAGAAAATATGAACAATGGTTCGAGTTTGATCATAGGTCTGGACGTCGGGACCACCAAAATCTGCACGGTCGTCGCGGAGATCGACAAGACGACCAGGTCCGTGCGCGTCATAGGCCTGGGGCACGCACCCTCTCGCGGCCTGCGAAAGGGAGTGGTGGTTGACATGGACGGCGCGGTGGAGTCCATCGTCAAATCCATCGAGGATGCGGAGAAGATGGCGAATGTCGAGATACACTCCGTGTTCGCCGGGATTACGGGAGGGCACATCAGGAGTTTCAATAGCCGTGGCGTCGCCGCGATCGGTGAGCGGGGTGAAATCACGGAGAAGGACGTCGAGCGCGCAATCACCGCCGCGCGGGCCGTCTCGCTTCCCGCTGACCGGGAGATTCTGCACACGATCCCCCGGGAATTTACAATAGACGGGCAGAGCGGCATCAAGGAACCCAGGGGGATGTCGGGGGTTCGACTGGAGGCTGAGGCGCACATCATCACGGGGGCGATCACCGCGACGCAGAATATTATCAAAAGCATCAACCGCGCCGGATTCGAGGTGGAGGACATCGTGCTGGAGTCGCTCGCATCCAGCATCTCGGTGCTGAGCGAGGATGAGAAAAATTCCGGCGCGCTCCTCGTTGATATCGGCGGCGGGACGACTGACTTCGTGGTGTTTTATCGGGGCAGCATCAACCAGTCACATGTGCTCGCGGTGGGGGGGGATCATGTGACGAATGATGTCTCGATCGCCCTGAGAGTGCCGATCACCCTCGCCGAGGAAATCAAAAAGGCGCACGGGAGCGCGCTGGAAGATCGCGTTGATCCCGAGGAAGAGATAGAAATACCCACGGGCGCCGACAGGCTCCCTTCGCGCTACAGCAAAAGAGAGCTCGCGAGGGTCATCGAGCTGCGGATGGGAGAGATCCTCTCTCTGGTGAGGAGGCATGTGGACCGTTCCGGCGTACGGAGGCTCCTGGGGTCGGGAGTGGTGCTCACGGGAGGCGCGTGCCTCCTGGATGGAACAGTCGAGTTGGCCGAAAAGATATTCAACCTTTCGGTGCGCCTGGGCACGCCCACGGGGATCTCCGGTATCGCGGAGGCGCTCGATAGCCCTCTGTACGCGACCGGCGCGGGCCTCGCCCAGTATGGGTACCGCAGCAGGATGGAGGGAAAAATCTCCAGGTTCAAAGTCAGGAGCAGCTTCGCGAGGGTTGTGAACCGCGCGCGCGAGTGGCTCGCGAGTAGATTTTAATGCATCACCACAGATAAACACAACAGCCGATAGTGTAAGGTTGAAAGTTGAAAGAAAAGTAATGCCTCAATTATGAGGGGGTTTGTCACTCCTGCGAACGCCTGCCTATGCCGAAGCGGCTTCGCGCAGGCAGGCAGGAGTACAGCTTTAAAAAGTTTTAACGCTGGATTCCTCCCGCTTAGCGGGACGGGAATGACGATTATATGGTTATCCCCCGCTAACTGAGGGTTTGCAAAGAAAATAGGTAACTGCTCAGGAGCCAGAATTCAGGGTTAATGCACTTACTCGAAGAGGTCAGTAAGCTCCTGGAAGCTTATGCGCGATCCATTCTGGATTCTGGCTCCTGGCTTCTGACTACCTGAGTAGTTACGAAAATAGTTAAAAATAGCCCAGTATACCAACGCAATGGGGGGAGAACATGATTACCGAGAACACCGAGGCAATCAGGCCGGTGCGCATCAGGGTGCTCGGCATCGGCGGGGCAGGGTCGAACGCCCTTGATCAGATGCTGAGAAGCAACATAGAAAATATCGACTATATCGCCATCAACACCGACAGGCAGGCGCTCGCGCGCTCGAGTGTCGCGCGTAAAATGCGTATCGGAGAGAGAATTACACACGGCCTCGGAGCGGGCGGAAATCCCGATGTCGGCCGGCAGGCGGCAATGGATTCACTCGCGGAGATCGAGGAATCGGTGGCGGATTGCGACATCCTTTTCATCGTCGCGGGATTCGGAGGGGGCACGGGAACGGGGGTCGCTCCCGTGGTGGCGCAGGCTGCGCGGGAGAAGAATATCCTCACGGTGTGTATCGCCACCACGCCGTTCGATTTCGAAGGGCAGAAGCGGAAATCGCAGGCGCTCGAAGGGGTGCGAAGGGTTGACGATCATGCCGACACGATCATCACTGTCGCCAACGATAAGCTCTTCCAGATCGCCGATATGAACCTCTCACTGGCTGAAGCGTTCGCGTTTACCAATGACATTCTGTCCGAGGGCGTGCAGTGCATCGCGAGGCTGATCAACAAGACCGGATTGATCAATCTTGATTTCGCCGATGTGCGCACGATCATGGCGAACGGCGGGAGGGCGGCGCTCGGTTTCTCGGCCAGCTCGGGTCAGGGCAGCGCCGTGGAGGCGGCCCGCAGGGCGCTCGAAAACCCGCTCTTTGATCTCGAGGCGCTCCCGCGCGCGCGCGGGATTCTAATCAGCATAATGGGAGGAGACGATCTCGGCCTGAGAGAGGTCAAGGAAGCCGCGGAGAAGATCAGCGAGCTCGGGAACAGGAACGCGCATGTGATCTTCGGGGCCGTTGTGGACGCGGAATTCCGCGGGCGGCGGCTCGTGACGGTTCTGGCCACCAGTCTCGATGGCGAGCGGGCGAAGGCTGAAGAGGCCCAGTCGGCAGTGAGCGGGGCGCAGGCGCATGAACCAGTCCCCCAGCAGACGCTCATTGACCTGGATTTCAACAGCTATGAGCATTTCGAGGACACGGAGCCGACGATTGTCGAAGGGGAGAACCTTGATGTCCCGACCTTCCTGCGTAAGCGGGTGCAGGTTACTACAGGGGTAAGGGATTGGGGATAAGGGAATAGGTGAGAGGTGATATGTTTTGCTTATCCCTTCTCCCTTATCTCTTCTCTCTGTAGTTAAGGGCGGTTACCGGCTAGTCTAGATCACGATACTCGCCTTCTAGACGGCATACCGCCCTTATTTTTTATTCCCCTCGAGATCTAATGTCGGTTCTTACGATGGAAGAAATGGTACTCCGGCGTCGTTTCGCGGAAGTCGAAGCGATTCTGTGTGAGTGATATTGTATATTTGTAAAGGTTTGACGCCCAAGCCCCGTTCAGCCACTATGCGCCCGCCCGCACAGCGGCGATTCTCGGCAATGCTCCAGTACCGATGTTCCTTCCCGTCTTTGAACCGCCGATGACACTTCAGGTACATGATGGCAATAGACTACCGCAGCCATTCCATACTTGACAAGGGGTAGGTCTGTACTACACGCACTTTTGAAAATCCGCCTGTTGCAGTGCAGACAGTTGCGCGATTCCTACCCCTGAAAATAGCGGATTTTCAGGTCCCGTTGCGAAAGTCTGGTTAAGACCAAGTCAGAGTAACATAATCGCATTCATAAACGCCCCAGAGCTCAGAATACACTTGACGTTTAAGGTATAAGTAGACATATTCCAAGAGATAGGAACAAAGTTACCAATTTAGGTATGAACAAAGTAGTCACTCCTCATCAAAAATGACCATAAGAGCATATCCTATAAATCAAGCATAGCTTGCAAGACA encodes:
- the ftsA gene encoding cell division protein FtsA: MNNGSSLIIGLDVGTTKICTVVAEIDKTTRSVRVIGLGHAPSRGLRKGVVVDMDGAVESIVKSIEDAEKMANVEIHSVFAGITGGHIRSFNSRGVAAIGERGEITEKDVERAITAARAVSLPADREILHTIPREFTIDGQSGIKEPRGMSGVRLEAEAHIITGAITATQNIIKSINRAGFEVEDIVLESLASSISVLSEDEKNSGALLVDIGGGTTDFVVFYRGSINQSHVLAVGGDHVTNDVSIALRVPITLAEEIKKAHGSALEDRVDPEEEIEIPTGADRLPSRYSKRELARVIELRMGEILSLVRRHVDRSGVRRLLGSGVVLTGGACLLDGTVELAEKIFNLSVRLGTPTGISGIAEALDSPLYATGAGLAQYGYRSRMEGKISRFKVRSSFARVVNRAREWLASRF
- a CDS encoding FtsQ-type POTRA domain-containing protein; protein product: MWKRNARLKRKRRTIIFNVDVARRRRPGASPRRGAGSGGRARVKLALMGAGVLAVCVCAAALLNGRFLKPSGFTVRWIEVSNEELLSRERIRTLAGIKVGDNLFSADLQKIRARICAHPDIRDAIVSRRLPGGILIRVHERFPVAAIFCPSLSPPRQFPGQAGLRPSAGSPRPSPGQAGFAAGILGGEGMRRCVVDAEGVVLSARKERNSKSLPVLIGLKLAGVRPGDRLCSATAKRALGIVEQCRESELCRQLELVSVDVSDPDNYVMRSNVVQEIRLGNENLGERLRLLSFILKQRTYRGLDGPASYIDLRWKDVAELPLSKEIIARK
- the ftsZ gene encoding cell division protein FtsZ, which produces MITENTEAIRPVRIRVLGIGGAGSNALDQMLRSNIENIDYIAINTDRQALARSSVARKMRIGERITHGLGAGGNPDVGRQAAMDSLAEIEESVADCDILFIVAGFGGGTGTGVAPVVAQAAREKNILTVCIATTPFDFEGQKRKSQALEGVRRVDDHADTIITVANDKLFQIADMNLSLAEAFAFTNDILSEGVQCIARLINKTGLINLDFADVRTIMANGGRAALGFSASSGQGSAVEAARRALENPLFDLEALPRARGILISIMGGDDLGLREVKEAAEKISELGNRNAHVIFGAVVDAEFRGRRLVTVLATSLDGERAKAEEAQSAVSGAQAHEPVPQQTLIDLDFNSYEHFEDTEPTIVEGENLDVPTFLRKRVQVTTGVRDWG
- the murB gene encoding UDP-N-acetylmuramate dehydrogenase, which codes for MIEERIKAELMKIAGPRVRFNEPLSRHTWMGIGGPADAVMEVADDRELRKLLRVCRSEAMPLLLLGGGANLIVRDGGWRGVVVRLCGDHFTRIEFRGERVRAGGGASLAALIDETVSRSLSGLECLAGIPGTVGGAVRMNAGAHGVTFGELVDAASVMDRRGRTRRVERSAMGFSYRGCAAARDGVVLSVELTLREGERPEIEERFSRYRGARASVLPAEPSAGCVFKNPPAGCSAGELIDQLGLKGARSGGASVSERHANVIVNSGGATARDVLALMELIRGKAREERGIDLEPEVIVVGEDGTA